ataattagtttgTTATTCAGTTTTTCGGTCAGTTTGGTTTGCAAAAAgctaaaacaaaattgaaaatcatattGAAAATCgagtattaaatttttatattgacaaaatcaaactaaatcattttaattaaaaaaactgaactaatattaaaattttaatttggctCGGTTCGATTTTTCGGTTCAATTCGGCTTTTACACGGCCCTAATCTAACCATATATGCAGAATCTGAGTCCAATTTACTCTAAAATTTAAGGACGGTGTGGGAGAGAACTTTTACGCATTACTAGTTTTACAACTTCTtaccaaaaaatcaaaatcaaaatcaaaatcaaaatccccTAATCTCCCAATCCAAAGATGCCGAAGAAGATGGGAGTTAACAGCAAGGCGGAGGCCGCCCGTGCTCGCAAAACCGCCACGGAGTCCGAGCGAAAGGAGCAGGACGCACGGCAGAAGGAAGAACAGTACTGGCGAGAAGCGGAGGGATCAAAATCCCGCGCCGCCAAGAAACGGGAGGAGGAATCGGAGAAAAAATCCGAAGCTGCCGCTCGACGAGCAGAGGCAAAAAGGCTGGCTGAGTTGGAAGAAAAGGAAATTGAAAAATCCATGAAGAAGACGGATAAAAAGGCGAACCGGGTGGCGATTCCGGTGCCGAAGATGACGGAGGCGGAATTGAGGAAGCGGAGAGAAGAGGAGCAGGCAGAGCTGGCGAAAAAAGCGGAGGAGATGAAGAAAAAGCAGAATAGGACTGCGGAGGAGGAAGAGTATGAGAGAATGGTTTCGGTTGCGAATACGAATAGAGAGGATTTGATAATTGAAGCGAGGAGTGTAGAGGATGCTATTGCTAAGATGAGTGTTGCTGATAGTTTGCCTGTTGATAGACATCCTGAGAAGAGGCTTAAGGCCTCTTTTAAGGTGCGTGTTTACTTACTTTTTCTTGATTTACAATATTAAGAATGTTTGGATATttgctaggtagcacggacatgTAAAACGGGACATTTGGACACAGACACGGCaaaatagtgttattttaaggtttatgCATGAGCGGACTTAGTAAGAGCATATGGTGATAGTGGGCAATTATAATTTTGAAgtctttttttttgataatttaattttgaagtcttttgaaaaataataatttagaatTTACTAGTATAGTCTTAccactttaaaatttataacttgCCCGCCTTTTGTGTTTTGCCAATTTTATTCACCTTATAAACTTTCAATATAGTCTTGTCCACCTTATAACAAATTTATGGGTTCGCCACTGATTGTTTGAAATGTTTTCGGAATAGGAACACTTGATCGAATGAAATGTTTGTGCTACCTAGGATGTTTGTCTtagaaatttatgaaatttttgtttgaaaatgtgTTTCTTGTTTTGCACATTGTTCTTGATGGAAATCTTATTCGATTAGACATAGTAGCTTTATGGGTTGATTGAACATTGGATATATATACTAGCTGTAGCTTAAAGGTTTTATCTTTTCCTAAAAGGCATTGCAAGTATGGATTGTTCAGAAAGAGATACTTGATAAATGGCCCAAAGGTTCTGTTCATTGTAGGATTTAGTTCTGCAATTAAGTTTAGTTTTGACAAGCCATGGGATAGACtattttttaagttaattttaaatttgtctgAAAATTCTCACTTAAATCAGTATTCTAGTTTATAGATAAAATCCCAATTGTGGATGTTTTGCATTCTCGTGTATATAAAATGAGAATGATTAATTGGAAGCCTTGTTTAAGGTTCATTTATCAGTTTCATATTTGAGTGAATTTGTAGAGCTACTTGTAATTTTGACTTGATGATTTGGAAACAGTACATTAACATGCAAAAATGTAGAAAAtactcaaaaagaaaaagatcaaaTGATAATATGGAATCAGGATTATCATTCAATTCTATCATCTGGATGAACTAAATGGATTCTTTACTGTTTTAACACGATATATCAAAATTTACTGCCTAGTTGTGTATGAATACTTCATGGAGAGGGCTAAATTTTGTAGGGTGTAAACAATAAACTATAAAGGTTACAAATTATCTTCTGATATATAAAGCACTTTGTCCCTTTTGTTTATTGTGCATCTTTTTGAATGATTACAGGCTTTTGAAGAAGCTGAGCTTCCTAAACTTAAGGAAGAGAAACCGGGCCTTACTCATACGCAGTACAAGGACATGATATGGAAATTGTGGAAGAAATCTCCAGACAACCCTCTTAATCAGGTATATTGTTGGTCACATCTCCTCTATTATTCCTCATGCTGTTTCTTTACAAATGTGACGATGTACAATTTTTCCTTTCTTATTTCCTTGttcttataaatttataacCTTCAATGATTTCTTCAGCTGTTATTTCTTCATCTctgattttgtcttttttttttgattcttCATCACTGACATTAATAGGACCTCAATTTATTGATGTCATTTTTCTTTTGATGAATATATGATGCCAATTGTTCCCTTTTTGACTTAAATGAGAGAATCTATTAATATAACAGTGTTGATTCATCAGGTTGGGATGCCAAACCTGTACCAACAGTTTTTGCTAACGTTTATTAACCTTGTGATTTGAAAATTTGATGTCTTTGCTCGAATGTGGTTCTTGAAACTTCTTGCTGAACTGAAATATCTGATGATCAATTATTTTTATGGTGCAGGTTAGTGAGTGAATGCTTCTGCATTTTCAGACTAGACCTGGCAATTAAGTCTGAGGTTTATTATCAGGAAGTGATCCTGTAGGCATATAATTAAGGAGAATGTACAAGTTATGGAGCTGAAATTGTTTATAACTTTTATGTACTTGTCCTATGGAGTATCTGCTCATACTCTAAAAAtctgatttaattaattatctacCATCTTTGAGCCCAGTGGGGCTCTTCTTATACTGTTACTGTTGCAGTTACCCTCGACTTGATAAGGTATTTGCTTCGTTTTGCCTTCTTTCTAAAGTAGCAAAAAGGattgaataatatatatatgcaCTAGTTGTGACTTTGAATTGGAATGCGCGTTATTATTACTCTGATGCAGAGATAGCGTGCAAGAAGCGGGTCTTttaggtttgatttggtttactTTTGTAGATTGCTGCAATGTTATGTGACAATTTGCTATGTTTATGATTATTATGTGTACTACTACCCTTTGGAATGTATTAGCCGTGTTCAACTTCATGGCTCGAATCATAAATTTTCGGTGAATAACATTGTCATGTATGCTGGGGAAATGTAATgtgcaatttggatatataCTATTAGAGGAATTCACAGTTGACTGCATCTTATAGAATTATTGCTTAGTGCCTATACTTGAACTCTCGGTATCGCCTCTAGGAGCATTGTTGAGAATAAaccccaacttgtaatagagtggacctaagtccgagttatcgatcccacaaggagtgaattcaagagtgattatcgatgagaatgaacttagttgcgattcaattcgtttagcaagagAATAAGTGTTTTTGCTTAATAACTAATCAACCAACTACTAACAACTTACGCTAGTCTAGGAATtaacaatttactaatttaaagaaacgaataaacactataataattaacgaaattcaagtgataaagaggtttgggagctaataatcctcttaggtcatgcaatcaaggGTATCGGGTTTAGGGTTCTAAACGAGGACCGAGTGTTCTAGaccgcaactcccgctctctcgagcctcaaggagcTACAAAACCGCAACTAATcgagcttaacctactctcgtagcaccaAACGCAAATAGaggcaattaacaaataaatcacaactcataggccacctaattactaacccactctcatggtgttattaattaagtctctaattaatcaaatccaactaataaaccctctctcaaggtgagaattaatttaagaacaatacttaggtagctaatctaagcaagctttaggttccttaattagaacaatcaacacaaccccaaaaccctaacccaatcatacacaactaagattcaaattaacccccaaacatggggtttagccaaccatggctaaaacaacaaacatcaagcaaatagaataataaatcattgagagatagatctaattacctttgtagaaacccaagccaataacattcaataagataatacttcaataataaaatgagaataaatcttcaatagaaaaagcttaagtattcaacaatggaggaaaatatgaaaatctggaaattctattgaagaaggtAAGGACTACACTTggggatttctaaaattaggagaagattcaaaagtacaaaatagaataatgtctagcaaaatcttctatacctaaaataaaGATAAGGCCCCATAtatatagtacttacaaaagaaggaaaaagacaaacattcaattacacatgtgttgggcccaaaataacaaattattaaaGCCTTAATGCATCTTGACttaagatttccccattccagcaagcccaagcttgaatagagctccttgggctaaatgagaagcccaattcgagctgccattttctgctccaaatctcgatcttcaaaccttcataactcggtgtagaactGTCCGAttaagtcgattcttgaaccgttggaaagctcaggacgtctactttaactttcatgaagatcacgagttcatttgaggcttctagctagtccaaattggtcaattagtgccccggggtcagcttttcagatttgcaaatgagcttccgcatcgcttttgtcgtcttttccaacttttgcaccaaaatgcttccgcaatgctcctaagtacctgaaatactaaaacacgtaataaggcatacgaaataccataaaaccgtgataaaacgttaataaagcatgcggaaacgacgctaaagataggagtaaaaatactcctatcaagcATCAGAACCTAAGATGCCCAGACACTTCAATGATATCTCCAGTATTTTCATGTCATATTATATTATCTATCGCGTGGCTTTTCTTTATCTTATCTCTATTGGTTGGTATTTCCACAGCATATCGTATAATATATGTGCTGCATGTTTGTATATGAGCTCTATCACGCGATGTGtttgcatttttaattttgtagtttaagTACATGGAATGCTAACAGTGATCCAAAAGCATAATAACATATTAATTAGCAAAGGGTTTGCACATGCTATAGATACTCTCATCTGCAGaatgatattatattaataacatGAACATTCATAATTGACTAAGTTCATAATTAACTAAGTTCATGGTAGGGGCCGTAAATTCTTGTTCATTTTGATGATTTTGCCTAGTGGCATAGGTTCTATAATTGGCTAGAATTTAATGCTAAAACAATAATTCCAAACCATTAAAGCAAATTAAGGTGTTGCAGTCACTTAAAGAATGGAAGATTGTATTTAGATCAGCACATGCTTTTGAAGTTTGTAAGGATGAAATTTGAAAACATTAATAATGAAGCTGTACAATAAGCAATAATTATGTTCTGCTCATGCCAGTTTCATCTATTATACATAAAACCTGAAAGTGCTGAAAGTGAAGGTGAGCAGTGGGATGGTTGTTGAATTTCACAACAAAATTTGTGTATAATGATGATTGGGAGGCTACACTTAGATTGACAATTATTTTCGCACCTGGGACGAAAATGGCAACGAAAATGACAATTATCCTACGTTGTACGGAAACTTATCGAATATTACTTTTTGGCATTtcgtttttcattttcaaaaccACTTCTTATACTcgaaattttatgtttttttaattatttttgtaataaatacTATTGTTTTTCCGTTGACTGTTTCTGTAAAATAAGCAGTTATCGTTGGcctaaaatcaaataattgtAGCAGAGAAATGGTGCTGCTGAGatatttatattctaatttatgaatttaaattttgattataccCAAATGATTTATTTCATGAATGGTcataaatacatatttatatatatatatatatatatagtttttaatatttataaataatttttttattgtttacacGTTTGCATTTTCGAGCTTTATACTCTCCAGATAAAATGAAGGAGCATTCTAATCAAGAAATGCTACGAGCTTGTGCTGATTGTCAGCTGAAAACTTTTACGAAAACATAATTATGTAACGCAGAACATATCATAAATTGAAGAGTAGTTTACTAATCAATCAGTATACGATTCATTTAGGAGCAAAAAATAGTAGAGAATGACTACTTTTATTGTAAGGTAGCGCGAATGTGACTGATTAAGCTTCAGCCAACTGTTTAAAGTTAATTGGGGCTACGAATCGTGGCTCGCCTGTATAAAGTGTTGCAGCAGCCAATGAAGCCGCCTTCTGTGTTGGATGGAACAAATCCCAGAACAAGTATTCCTTCCGATTCGAACAGAATGTTACATTGGGAGCACACATTGTCTTTTTACCTCCGCAGCACGCAGTTGCCACATCAGTAAATCCTGAAAATCGTTCAAAGATAAGATTTACGAAACATACATTTATGAACATAAGTAGTATTCGGGTTATTAGCTCGTTTGACTAGTTTCAACTTGATACCGTACTTCAATTTATATCAAATGGTACCGTGAATTGAATTTGCGTTGATGCATTGCAGACGTGACACATGGTAATTGAACAATATTTTTATCTCCAAATGCTACATCAGCATGGAGTTGTCGGAATTTGTTCAACTACCATCGTctgaaatttaaattaaatttaggttATGAGtttgatataaattaaatttaggtACTACGAATGGCTAATAACCCGAGTCTTTGAGATAATGTATAGCTTGCTTACCGAATGGACTTGGATTGTCTATTACATTTATAGTCATCTCATAAGAATTTCCAAGGGAATACTTCATGTCTGTGTATTCTGAGCTGAGCTTGATTAATATGGAACTGAATGTTGAATGAAAATATCTAGCAATATCATTCAATCCCTCCAAACAACCTCCTGTCGCATTCTGAGTCCTTAAAATTGGAACGCAACCAATCGGCGGAATGCTTATGATGCCAAACTTTCTCGCACCCAGTTTATACAGGCTCTGCATACCAAAATAGGTTCATGATGAAGATATAaactatgtagcacggaaatggaaaacagaaaaaatgaaaatgataaacgTACCCTTAAGTAGAATTCGTATTGACCTACTAAACTAGCTAGGAACTCTTGTATCGGAACAATAGTACTGCTGTTGGAAGCGAAATAACCGAAA
This window of the Mercurialis annua linkage group LG5, ddMerAnnu1.2, whole genome shotgun sequence genome carries:
- the LOC126683346 gene encoding uncharacterized protein LOC126683346 — protein: MPKKMGVNSKAEAARARKTATESERKEQDARQKEEQYWREAEGSKSRAAKKREEESEKKSEAAARRAEAKRLAELEEKEIEKSMKKTDKKANRVAIPVPKMTEAELRKRREEEQAELAKKAEEMKKKQNRTAEEEEYERMVSVANTNREDLIIEARSVEDAIAKMSVADSLPVDRHPEKRLKASFKAFEEAELPKLKEEKPGLTHTQYKDMIWKLWKKSPDNPLNQVSE
- the LOC126682788 gene encoding GDSL esterase/lipase At1g71250-like, whose product is MGKKIFFLGLISLAILVLMINIANAEVPAVFILGDSTADVGTNNFLPGSTHTSNFYPYGIDFPFSRPTGRFSNGFNSADFLAKLLGFKRSPVPFFTLQNNTKLINRPSFRGANFASAGSGIINITGQVPNGPKINVISLAMQIEQFSTIYTQLVTHKGQAYAENFLSRSLFCISVGSNDIFGYFASNSSTIVPIQEFLASLVGQYEFYLRSLYKLGARKFGIISIPPIGCVPILRTQNATGGCLEGLNDIARYFHSTFSSILIKLSSEYTDMKYSLGNSYEMTINVIDNPSPFGFTDVATACCGGKKTMCAPNVTFCSNRKEYLFWDLFHPTQKAASLAAATLYTGEPRFVAPINFKQLAEA